Within the Vagococcus carniphilus genome, the region CTTAAACATTAATACGTACCTATAATTTTAGCTTAATTCCGAAAAAATTACAATTAATTCTCCCCTTAAAAAAGCGAACACCCGTTTGATTTTATTTTAAAAATATGATACACTCAAAAAAAAGAAAAGAGGCCGACTTATGACAAAGAAACAATCTTCGAGACAGGTTGACGTCTTACGATATATCTATGAACAAGTTGAAGAACGTGGCTATCCACCTACCGTTAGAGAAATCGGTGAAGCCGTTAATTTATCTTCAACATCAACTGTTCATGGTCATCTATCACGTCTAGAGAAAAAAGGACTTATTTTAAGAGATCCAACTAAACCAAGAGCTATTGAATTGACCTCCGAAGGATTAGACGTTATTGGTGTAAAACCGACAACGATTCCAATGCTTGGTGTGGTAACAGCTGGTGAGCCTATCTTAGCAGTTGAAGAAGCTTCTGATTTTTTCCCTCTACCACCTGATTTAAAATATGAAGAAAATTCTTTATTCATGTTAACAATTCGTGGCGAGAGCATGATTAATGCCGGAATTTTTGATGGTGATCATGTTATTGTAAGAAAACAATCAGTTGCTAATAATGGTGACGTTGTTATTGCTATGACTGATGAAAATGAAGCAACTTGTAAGAGATTTTTTAAAGAAACTAATCATATCCGATTACAACCTGAAAATGATACATTAGAACCTATTATTTTAGATGATGTTTCTATCCTCGGAAAAGTTGTTGGACTATATCGTAATCATATTTAAAAAATAAAGCAAAATTTGCTTTATTTTTTTCTTTACAAAAAGAACGTTTGTTTGTATAATATAAATACGAACAGATGTTCTAAATTAATTAGGAGTGATCAATAATGGAAGCTATAAGAAGATACGGATTGTTGTTAATTGTTTTAATGTTGGGAATTGTCTTAGGTACTTTTGGTTGGCAAGCCGCTTTGGTCGTTTTAACTCCCCTGTTTATGATTTGGTTAATGCTTTGGGATGAAAAAAGTTATAAGAGAAAACAATATAAACGTTATACAGAAGAAAAACAGCAATATGCTTATAGAAACAGCCGATAAAGATATCGGTTGTTTTTTATTTATACACTTTATCCACTCGAAATACATAATTAATGAATTTTTATTCATATTTTTAAATATTTTTTTATAAAAAAACGTAATCTATAATGATTATTATTATAAAAAGCCTATAATTAAGTTTTTTTGAATTTAAAAAAATCATATCGTTTGCTTTATTTTTATAAATATTTTAGTATAAAGGATGTAATTAAATAATTTTAAGGAGAGGATATTATTGACGCTAGAGTTAATAAAAATGATTATTTTTATTCTACTAGGCACCAAGGTGGCAGGTCATCTTTGTAATCGATTCAACTTGCCTGTCGTATTTGGTGAATTAACACTAGGTCTATTACTTGGACCCGCCATTTTAAACATGGTACAAGAAACAGATGGTATTGCCATGTTTTCTGAAATAGGAATTATCTTACTAATGTTTTTAGTTGGATTAGAAAGTGACTTAAACTTACTCAGGCGGTATTTAAAACCTGCCATTATAGTCGCCACGTTTGGTGTCTTCGTACCATTTATTTTCATCGCAATTCTCGGTCATCTAATTGGCATGGGAACTCCAGAATCATTCTTTTTAGGCATCATTTTTAGTGCCACATCTCTTAGTATTACCGTACAAGTTCTGAAAGAATACGATTATTTAGATAATGAAGCAGGTTCTATTACTTTAGGGGCCGCTATTCTTGATGATACCCTCGTAGTTATTCTCATTAGTATTTTCACAGCTGTTGTTACCTTTGATGCAAGTGTTGGATTCACTGCTACAATGGCGTGGGATTTAATTGGAAAGAAAGTTTTATTCTTCTTCATTATGTATCTTGTTGCAAAATATTTTATCACCCCTGCAATGAATTTATCTTCCAAAATGAACGCTATTAAAGCAAAAACAGCTATGGCTTTAGTTTTATGTTTTGCCTTCACCATCTTTGCTGAAGAAATGGGCCTAAGTGATATTATTGGATCGTTCTTTATCGGTCTAATGTTATCTAGCCATGAGCATTCTCATGAAATTGAAACTGATATTGATACGATTGGAAATAGTTTATTTATTCCTGTTTTCTTTGTGTCAATTGGTCTTGGTATTAATATTGAGGCATTATACTCTCAATTTGGATTAATCTTCCTTCTTTCACTAGGTGCTATTTTAACTAAATTAATGGGTGGCTATTTTGCTGCACGTTTAATGAAAGTCAACCGAAAATCATCCTTTGTCATTGGCTCTGGTATGGTTTCTAGAGGGGAAATGGCTTTAATTGTTGCTAAAATCGGTCAAGAATCAGGTTTTATTACAAATGAATTCTTTACTGTTGTTATTGCAGCCATTATTATTACAACCTTAATTTCTCCACTCTTACTTAAATTTAGTATTGGTTTAGAACAAAACGATAATGATGAAGTAACTGCCTAAATAAAAGCATTTCTACTAAAATTCTACTTATTATTAGGGGAACTTTGGTAAAGATGCTTTTTTCTATTGATTAGTTGAGATATCTGGAATAAGCTAAGTATATCAAACAAGAAAGAAGGCGCTTTTTTATGAATCAATCAACAATCGAATTAACGGAAACATTGACAAACATGCCATCCCCTACTGGAAGCACAACAGAAATTATTAGTTTCATTGATTCACTTTTAAAAGAATATGGTTATCAAGGTAAAATCAATCGTAAAGGAAGTTTAATTGTTACAGTACCTGGTAAAGATGATAATAACCACCGTTTTATTACGGCTCATATCGATACTCTTGGTGCTATGGTAAGAGCAATTAAACCAGATGGCCGTCTTAAACTTGATTTAATCGGTGGCTTTAAATACAACTCAATTGAAGGTGAATATTGTACGATTCATACTCAATCTGGCAAAAATTATACTGGTACAATTTTAATGCATCAAACAAGTGTACATGTTTATAAAGATGCTGGTACTGCTGAGAGAAACCAGGATAATATGGAAGTTAGAATTGATGAAAAAACTTTCTCTGACAAAGATACAGAAAAACTTGGTATTCAAGTGGGCGACTTTATTAGTTTTGACCCAAGAACCGAAATCACTCCAAGCGGATTTATTAAATCACGCCATTTAGATGATAAAGTAAGTGCAGCTATTCTAATTCAATTTTTAGTGAATCTAAAAAAAGAACAACAAGAATTACCATACACAACTCACTTTTTCTTTTCAAATAATGAAGAAATTGGTTATGGTGGAAACTCTAATATTGATGAACGCGTAGTTGAATACCTAGCTGTTGATATGGGCGCAATGGGTGACGATCAACAAACTGATGAATATACAGTTTCCATTTGTGTAAAAGACGCAAGCGGTCCTTATCATCTTGGCTTAAGAAACCACTTTGTAGAACTTTGCAAAAAAGATAATATTCCTTATCAATTAGATATCTACCCATTTTATGGTAGTGATGCTTCTGCTGCTATGCGAGCTGGAGCTGACGTGAAACATGGTCTCATTGGGGCAGGAATTGAAGCTAGTCATGCTTTTGAGCGTACTCATAATGACTCAATTGTAGCTACTGAACAATTAGTAACAAAATATTTATTTAGTGAATTTTCATAAAAATAAAAAAGACACGTGTAATTAAATTCAAAAAATAAACTCTTTACTTGACCTTTCTTCCGATAAGACGTATGGTTAGTTCATAAGCTTATAATATAGTGTGGTGTCAAAACCACGATGAGCAGGTAAATTACAGATTACCTAAGTTCGATTTTCTGTTGTTTTAATTTTGAATAGCTTCTTTCTATTCGATTAAAATCGACTAAAATCACTATTTATAGTTTATGGTTCGTCACTTAAAAAATGCTGACATTCATTTTTTAAGCGCAAGCTAATCGACAGGCTTAATTCTCGATTAAAACTGCTAAAACTAAATAACGAACCGAATTAAGATTTTATTCTAAAGGAGGAAGATTATTTATGTCAGTAGTATTAAAAGTAGAAGAAAGAGCGGTTAGACCTCGTTCTATCCGTAAAAAACTAAGAGCAGAAGGAAGAGTTCCTAGTGCTGTTCATGGTCACAACGTTGAAAATATTCCTTTTTCAGTAGATGCCCTTGAATTAGAAAAGGCAATTCGTGAAAACGGCTTAAACGCTGTTTACACTCTTGATCTTGGTGGTAAAAAAATCAGTACTTTACTTCATGATTATCAACTTGATACATTCACAAAAGAATGGATTCACGCTGAATTCTTAGCAGTTGATATGACTCAAGAAACTGAAGTAGAAGCAGAATTAACATTAGTTGGTACACCTAAAGGCGTTAAAGCTGGTGGCGTGTTAGAACAAAACTTATATTCTGTTATCGTTTCTGCAACACCTGATAAATTACCTGAACGTGTTGAAGTTGACATTGAAGGGTTAGAAATTGGTGATTCTCTTGTAATTGGGGACATTCCAAAACAAGCAGATTTCGCAATTGTAACAGATGCTGAAGAACAAGTATGTGCTGTAACTGAAATGGTTGCTAAAGTTGAAGACGAAGAAACTGGTGTTGCAGCTGAACCAGAAGTTATTAACGAAAAACCAGCTGAATAAAAATAACATTTAAAAGTGAGGGCGACTGATTCTAGTCCCCTCTTTTTTTATTGTCCTTAAATGACTCTCTCCTTTTTTAAAGATTAAAGTATTTTTAAATTCATCTGTTATATCGCCCACCCTATACTAATCTATGATAAAATGACGGAGGTTTAATAATATGATTAGGAGTGTTATAAGTGATCGGGATAGATAAAATAAATTTTTTCACACCAAACACATATATTGATTTGGTTAAACTTGCAAAACATCGAGGTATTGACCCAGATAAATTTACAGTCGGTATTGGTCAATCAAAAATGGCTGTCCCCACAATTACGCAGGACACCGTTTCTATGGGAGCAAATGCTGCCTTTCCTATTTTAGATAAAGAAGATTTAGAAAAGATTGAACTAGTAGTTGTCGGAACCGAATCTGGAATTGATGAATCTAAATCATCTGCCGCTTTTATTCATCAACTATTAGAAATTCAACCTTTTGCTAAATCATTTGAAATTAAACAAGCTTGCTACGGGGCAACTGCTGGATTAATGATGGCTCGTGATTATATCAAAACTCATCCAGGTAAAAAGGCTCTTGTTATTGGTTCTGATATTTCACGTTATGGTTTAAACACATCTGGTGAGGTGACACAAGGTGCTGGTGCTATCGCTATGGTAATCAGTGAAAAACCTAAAATTTTAGCAATCGAAGATACTTCTGTTTCTATGACCGAAAATATTTTTGACTTTTGGCGTCCAAACTATTCTGATACAGCTATTGTAGATGGTAAGTTTTCAAATGAAGCTTACGTTAAATTCTTTAATCAACTTTGGGAGGAGTTTTCAAAACAAACAAACTACTCACTATCTGATTTTAAAGCATTTTGTTTCCACCTACCTTATACAAAAATGGGTAAAAAAGCTCTACTTCCCCTTCTAGAAAATGAATCGGAAGAAACAAAGGAAATTTTATTAAAACATTACGAATTATCGACAGAATACACACGTAACATCGGTAATATCTACACAGGTTCTCTTTACTTAAGTTTGATGTCTCTTCTAGATAGTTCTGAACATTCACTTAAAGCTAATGATTTAATCGGATTATTTAGCTATGGTTCAGGAGCTGTAGCTGAGATTTTTTCTGGTAGACTCGTTGAAGGGTTTGAAAACCATCTAGTAAATTCAACTCGACAAGAATTAATAAATGAACGTCAAAGTTTATCTATTGAAGCTTACGAAACTATTTTTAATAAAGAATTACCTAAAACTGATGGTATTCACCCATTAGATGAATCAGAATTTGATAACGCCCTCTTTTATTTATCAAGTATTTCTAATCATGAAAGACACTATAAAAAACGTCAATAAGGAGTTGCCAAATTGAATCAAACGGGGAAAAAATTTTACAAACAGACTCGGCTTGAGAGACTCGATACATTAGTTGCTAACAATCACTTATCTCAACAAAATGCAGATCTTTTTATGAATAATAGTTTACTAAATGACGATATTGCTGATTCTCTTATTGAAAATCAGCTAACTCAATTCCATTTACCTATGGGAGTTGCTTTAAACTTTAAAATTGACGATAAGGAAAAAGTAATTCCGATGGTGGTTGAAGAACCTTCTGTGATAGCAGCTTGCAGTAATGCTGCTAAAATAATGGCTGATTCAGGTTTCACGACTTCGATAGCAACAAGGGAAATGATTGGACAAATCATTCTAAAAAAAATACCTGATATTGAAAAAGCTAAAACCAATATACAGGTTCACGAAGCTGAGATTTTTAAATTAGCTAAAGAAGTTCATCCGTCTATTCATCTTCGTGGAGGCGGCCTCAAACGGATAAGTATTCGTGCAATAGACGCCACTGACAACTCCCCTGCTTTTTTAACCATTCATCTGATGGTTGATGTTAAAGATGCTATGGGAGCTAATATTATCAATACTATTTTAGAAGGTGTTACACCATTTATTTTGGAACTGACAAATGGTGCCTCTTTAATGTCTATTTTAAGTAACTATAATACTGAAGCTCTTGTGACAGCCAAGTGTCAGGTACCTTGCAACCAATTGACTACTAAACTTCATGATGGAGATGAAATAGCCGAAAAAATTGTTGAAGCTAGCACTTATGCTAAACTTGATCCATACCGAGCTGCAACCCATAATAAAGGTATAATGAATGGAATAGATTCGGTTGTTATTGCAACTGGAAATGACCCTCGCGCTGTCGAAGCTGGTGCACATGCTTATGCCAGTCGCAACGGTCGATATGAAGGTATGACAAATTGGACTATCAATAAAGGCATGCTAGTTGGTGAATTAACTTTACCAATGGCTATTGGAACAGTTGGTGGAGCAATTTCTGTTCTCCCTATGGCTCAAGCTAATCTTGACATGCTTGAAGTTAATTCTTCAGAAGAATTAGCTCGAATTATTTTGTGTGTAGGACTCGCACAAAACTTCGCAGCTTTAAAAGCACTTGTAAGTGACGGCATTCAAAAAGGACATATGAGTTTACACGCAAGTTCTCTTGCTATTCAAGTAGGAGCAAAAAATGAAGAAATTGAAGAAGTTGCAACTCAATTAAGAAAAGCAGATAAAATGAATTCTGCTATTGCTAAAGAGATTCTTAACAACATTCGAAATAAATAAATTTGATTAGAGACTGACTCAAATGTCAGTCTCTTTCGTTTATATACGACTTTATACGACTTAGGGCCTATATTAATCTTTTTTTAATTCAGGTAGAATAATAATTATAATAAAAATAAAAGGAGTTTTTTTATAATGTCAAAGAAAAAGAAGATTATTATCGGCGTTGTTGCAGGCGTTGTTGTACTAGGTATCGGTGCTAAACTATTATTAGGCGGTAGCGGCAATAAAGATGCAGCAACAGAAGAACCTGCTATTGAGTATTTTTCAGTAGAAGATGTAGATCAAGTGTTTATCAATGGGGTTGTAACACCTACAGAATCGAAAGAATTTATTAAAGATGCTACATTAGGTAAATTAGGCGATTTAAATGTTAAAAATGGTGATAATGTAGAAAAAGGTGCTGTTTTATATCAATATGTGGATGAAACAAGCAGCAATCAAATCACTGAATTAAAATTCCAAATTGAAACTAGCCAAGCTGAGAAAGAAAAAGCAGCTAGACAAATGCAATTAGAATTAAATGAATTAGCTAATTCTAGAGGATCTTCTAATGGAAAAGAAGACCCTACAGCACAAATACCTGCAAATTCAGAAGAAAGTATTCGTTTAAAATATGATTTAAATAGTTTTGATGTTAAAATGAACCAATTACAAAGTCAAATTGATGAATTATACGCTAAACAAGTTAACCAAGTAACCGCTCCATTTAATGGTCAAGTTACTGTTCCTCAAGATCAAAATCGTGACAGTGCTATTATGACCCTAACTTCAAATGATTTTTATGTAGAAGGTGAAGTTAACGAGCGTGACCTTGAAAAAATTAAAGAAAAACAACCAGCAGAGGTTAGAACAATTGCTGATAATAAAGTTTATAAAGGTGAAATCATTTATATCGCAAACTCACCAAGTACAGCAGCTGCTGCTGGAGCAGGCGCTAATGCACAAGGTGGCGGAGCAAGCTCTGGTAATGGTGCCTTATCTACTTATACCGTTAAGTTATCATTAAAAGATGCTAAAGCAGTTCGCAAAGGATTCCATGTACAAGCTTCAATTAAATTAGAAGACAAAAAAATTGAAATCCCTGAAAAGGCTATTCACACAGACAAAAAAGATAATAAGAAATACGTTTTCGTAGATGATTTTGGTACTGTTTTACGTAAAGATATTGAAATCGATACTAAGGGTGCTAAAAAAGGAAATGTGGTTGTTAAAAGTGGTTTAGAAGGTTTAGATAAAGTGATTGTTAAATCTGAAAAAGAATTAAAAAGTGGCGAATTAATCAATGAGTTAGGTACTGAAAATTCAGAGGAGTTGAAATAAGATGACGGAAGAATTACATAACGAAGAAATAACAAATGAAGAGTTACTACCTTCTTCTTCTCCTTCATCTTCATTAATTGAGTTAACAGATATTAATAAGTATTACCCTGTTGGGAAAGAACAGCTTCATGTCTTAAAAAATCTTCACTTAACGATCGAACAAGGTGAATTTTTAATGATTATGGGAAAATCTGGTAGTGGTAAAACAACTCTTATGAATATTATTGGCTTCCTTGACCAGTCCTCAGATGGAACATACATTTTTGATGGTCAAGATGTTTCAAAATTAACTGAAAATCAAAAATCTGATTTAAGAAACAAATACATTGGTTTTATTTTCCAACAATTTTTCTTAATTCAGTCTCTCAACGTTTCTCAAAATGTTGAATTACCTATGGTTTATGAAGGAACAAAGAAAGAAAACAAACGTAGAAAGATTGCCGAGCACTACCTTGGTTTAGTTGGTCTTGAAGGAAAAGAAAATTCTAAAACAACTGAATTATCTGGTGGTCAACAGCAACGGGTAGCTATCGCTAGAGCTTTAGTAAATGAGCCTCTTTTAATTATGGCCGATGAGCCTACAGGCGCTTTAGATAGTGAAACAAGTGCAGATATCATGGGCATTTTATCTGATTTAAATAAAGAAGGAAAAACAATTGTCATGGTTACTCATGATAATGATATGAAAAAATATGCCTCTCGTGTTGTTTACATGAAAGACGGTTTATTCCTTACTGAGGAGGAATACAACAATGCTTAAAAATCTATTACTAAGTACTTTCCTTAGTTTAAAAGCACATAAATTAAGAGTTTTTCTAACAATGGTTGGGATTATCATCGGTATTACTGCTGTTGTCATCGTTTCTGCTATTGGTGAAGGTATGAAACAAAGTAGTATGGAAGTACTAGAATCTGCTGATGCTGATACGGTTCGATTAATCTATAAAGTTGATATGGAAGACGACTCTGTTGCAGCTGAGAGTTCTTTTGATGAGTTTGCCTTCAATATGTCCGATTTGAAAATGCTTCGAAAACTTGATGGCGTTGATAACATTTCTGCCGATTATGGTTTTGGCTTTGGTTATCAAGATGGTGTCACTTCAAATGTCTCCTTTTTTGAATCCGGTAGCCAAGCTCAAGTTCAATCGTATCAAAAACCTGATGAAAACGTAACATTCGGCTCAGATTTTAAACCAGAAGATATGGATAGAAATAAAGTTATCTTAGCGTATGATACGATGCTTGGTTTAAACATTAAGAAACCAAAAAATATTATTGGAAAAGCCATTGATATTGATGGCCAAAAATTCCAAGTAATTGGTGTTAAAAAGAAAATTAATATAGATGAAATGATTACTGATGGTTCTATTTATAATAGTGTCGTTCCTAAGAGAGCTTTTAATGAATTGACAAAAGATAAACCTATCA harbors:
- a CDS encoding ABC transporter permease; the protein is MLKNLLLSTFLSLKAHKLRVFLTMVGIIIGITAVVIVSAIGEGMKQSSMEVLESADADTVRLIYKVDMEDDSVAAESSFDEFAFNMSDLKMLRKLDGVDNISADYGFGFGYQDGVTSNVSFFESGSQAQVQSYQKPDENVTFGSDFKPEDMDRNKVILAYDTMLGLNIKKPKNIIGKAIDIDGQKFQVIGVKKKINIDEMITDGSIYNSVVPKRAFNELTKDKPINAIKLKVAKGASREQAISQANTLLKDYHPELVGNFEEDRSNEKIRQQMEQMIQAVVTGLIFITAISLLVGGIGVMNIMYVSVSERKREIGIRRAIGAKPSNILIQFLLEAAFITLIGGVIGVLLGAGIANLISSLIPNVKAIVSPQMALLSASISAGIGLIFGVIPAINAAKMDPIKAIYQ
- a CDS encoding ABC transporter ATP-binding protein, giving the protein MTEELHNEEITNEELLPSSSPSSSLIELTDINKYYPVGKEQLHVLKNLHLTIEQGEFLMIMGKSGSGKTTLMNIIGFLDQSSDGTYIFDGQDVSKLTENQKSDLRNKYIGFIFQQFFLIQSLNVSQNVELPMVYEGTKKENKRRKIAEHYLGLVGLEGKENSKTTELSGGQQQRVAIARALVNEPLLIMADEPTGALDSETSADIMGILSDLNKEGKTIVMVTHDNDMKKYASRVVYMKDGLFLTEEEYNNA
- a CDS encoding M42 family metallopeptidase — protein: MNQSTIELTETLTNMPSPTGSTTEIISFIDSLLKEYGYQGKINRKGSLIVTVPGKDDNNHRFITAHIDTLGAMVRAIKPDGRLKLDLIGGFKYNSIEGEYCTIHTQSGKNYTGTILMHQTSVHVYKDAGTAERNQDNMEVRIDEKTFSDKDTEKLGIQVGDFISFDPRTEITPSGFIKSRHLDDKVSAAILIQFLVNLKKEQQELPYTTHFFFSNNEEIGYGGNSNIDERVVEYLAVDMGAMGDDQQTDEYTVSICVKDASGPYHLGLRNHFVELCKKDNIPYQLDIYPFYGSDASAAMRAGADVKHGLIGAGIEASHAFERTHNDSIVATEQLVTKYLFSEFS
- a CDS encoding efflux RND transporter periplasmic adaptor subunit — its product is MSKKKKIIIGVVAGVVVLGIGAKLLLGGSGNKDAATEEPAIEYFSVEDVDQVFINGVVTPTESKEFIKDATLGKLGDLNVKNGDNVEKGAVLYQYVDETSSNQITELKFQIETSQAEKEKAARQMQLELNELANSRGSSNGKEDPTAQIPANSEESIRLKYDLNSFDVKMNQLQSQIDELYAKQVNQVTAPFNGQVTVPQDQNRDSAIMTLTSNDFYVEGEVNERDLEKIKEKQPAEVRTIADNKVYKGEIIYIANSPSTAAAAGAGANAQGGGASSGNGALSTYTVKLSLKDAKAVRKGFHVQASIKLEDKKIEIPEKAIHTDKKDNKKYVFVDDFGTVLRKDIEIDTKGAKKGNVVVKSGLEGLDKVIVKSEKELKSGELINELGTENSEELK
- the lexA gene encoding transcriptional repressor LexA, which encodes MTKKQSSRQVDVLRYIYEQVEERGYPPTVREIGEAVNLSSTSTVHGHLSRLEKKGLILRDPTKPRAIELTSEGLDVIGVKPTTIPMLGVVTAGEPILAVEEASDFFPLPPDLKYEENSLFMLTIRGESMINAGIFDGDHVIVRKQSVANNGDVVIAMTDENEATCKRFFKETNHIRLQPENDTLEPIILDDVSILGKVVGLYRNHI
- a CDS encoding cation:proton antiporter is translated as MTLELIKMIIFILLGTKVAGHLCNRFNLPVVFGELTLGLLLGPAILNMVQETDGIAMFSEIGIILLMFLVGLESDLNLLRRYLKPAIIVATFGVFVPFIFIAILGHLIGMGTPESFFLGIIFSATSLSITVQVLKEYDYLDNEAGSITLGAAILDDTLVVILISIFTAVVTFDASVGFTATMAWDLIGKKVLFFFIMYLVAKYFITPAMNLSSKMNAIKAKTAMALVLCFAFTIFAEEMGLSDIIGSFFIGLMLSSHEHSHEIETDIDTIGNSLFIPVFFVSIGLGINIEALYSQFGLIFLLSLGAILTKLMGGYFAARLMKVNRKSSFVIGSGMVSRGEMALIVAKIGQESGFITNEFFTVVIAAIIITTLISPLLLKFSIGLEQNDNDEVTA
- a CDS encoding hydroxymethylglutaryl-CoA synthase, whose protein sequence is MIGIDKINFFTPNTYIDLVKLAKHRGIDPDKFTVGIGQSKMAVPTITQDTVSMGANAAFPILDKEDLEKIELVVVGTESGIDESKSSAAFIHQLLEIQPFAKSFEIKQACYGATAGLMMARDYIKTHPGKKALVIGSDISRYGLNTSGEVTQGAGAIAMVISEKPKILAIEDTSVSMTENIFDFWRPNYSDTAIVDGKFSNEAYVKFFNQLWEEFSKQTNYSLSDFKAFCFHLPYTKMGKKALLPLLENESEETKEILLKHYELSTEYTRNIGNIYTGSLYLSLMSLLDSSEHSLKANDLIGLFSYGSGAVAEIFSGRLVEGFENHLVNSTRQELINERQSLSIEAYETIFNKELPKTDGIHPLDESEFDNALFYLSSISNHERHYKKRQ
- a CDS encoding hydroxymethylglutaryl-CoA reductase, degradative; translation: MNQTGKKFYKQTRLERLDTLVANNHLSQQNADLFMNNSLLNDDIADSLIENQLTQFHLPMGVALNFKIDDKEKVIPMVVEEPSVIAACSNAAKIMADSGFTTSIATREMIGQIILKKIPDIEKAKTNIQVHEAEIFKLAKEVHPSIHLRGGGLKRISIRAIDATDNSPAFLTIHLMVDVKDAMGANIINTILEGVTPFILELTNGASLMSILSNYNTEALVTAKCQVPCNQLTTKLHDGDEIAEKIVEASTYAKLDPYRAATHNKGIMNGIDSVVIATGNDPRAVEAGAHAYASRNGRYEGMTNWTINKGMLVGELTLPMAIGTVGGAISVLPMAQANLDMLEVNSSEELARIILCVGLAQNFAALKALVSDGIQKGHMSLHASSLAIQVGAKNEEIEEVATQLRKADKMNSAIAKEILNNIRNK
- a CDS encoding 50S ribosomal protein L25/general stress protein Ctc, producing the protein MSVVLKVEERAVRPRSIRKKLRAEGRVPSAVHGHNVENIPFSVDALELEKAIRENGLNAVYTLDLGGKKISTLLHDYQLDTFTKEWIHAEFLAVDMTQETEVEAELTLVGTPKGVKAGGVLEQNLYSVIVSATPDKLPERVEVDIEGLEIGDSLVIGDIPKQADFAIVTDAEEQVCAVTEMVAKVEDEETGVAAEPEVINEKPAE